A single window of Cydia fagiglandana chromosome 25, ilCydFagi1.1, whole genome shotgun sequence DNA harbors:
- the LOC134677075 gene encoding proteasome subunit beta type-4 has protein sequence MAFMGDMMNPAAFWQNGPSPGAFYNFPGNPSSYGPVNHTVQDFKAHSAQPITTTTTVIGVKFNGGCVVAGDMLGSYGSLARFRDCPRVTKVNDLILLGNGGDYADYQYLKDIIEQKIIDEQCIGDGLQLKPKSLHCWLTRVLYNKRSKMDPLWSNYIVAGMQDGEPFLGTVDKLGTAYEDAVVATGLGAYMATPLLRDAADKGPLDQEAAKALVRKCMEVLFYRDARSFWRYQLGVVTAAGVTIEEPEELKADWTLAHMIEMV, from the exons ATGGCTTTTATGGGTGACATGATGAATCCCGCTGCGTTTTGGCAAAACGGTCCCTCTCCAGGTGCTTTCTACAACTTCCCAGGGAACCCATCTTCATACGGGCCAGTTAACCACACTGTACAGGATTTCAAAGCACA CTCAGCCCAGCCTATCACAACAACAACCACAGTCATCGGCGTCAAGTTTAATGGAGGCTGTGTGGTGGCCGGAGACATGCTTGGTTCTTATGGGTCACTGGCGCGCTTCCGTGACTGCCCCCGTGTCACTAAGGTCAATGATCTGATCCTGTTGGGCAACGGTGGAGACTACGCTGACTATCAGTACTTGAAGGACATTATTGAGCAGAAGAT TATTGACGAGCAATGCATCGGAGACGGCCTGCAGCTGAAGCCCAAGTCTCTCCACTGCTGGCTGACCCGCGTGCTGTACAACAAGAGAAGCAAGATGGACCCGCTCTGGAGCAACTACATCGTAGCTGGTATGCAG GACGGAGAGCCATTCCTCGGCACGGTCGATAAGTTGGGCACGGCCTACGAGGATGCAGTTGTGGCCACCGGCCTCGGCGCTTACATGGCCACCCCGCTGCTGCGCGACGCCGCCGACAAAGGGCCGCTAGACCAGGAGGCCGCTAA GGCCCTGGTCCGTAAATGTATGGAGGTGCTGTTCTACCGCGACGCGCGTTCCTTCTGGCGTTACCAGCTGGGCGTGGTCACCGCCGCGGGGGTCACCATTGAGGAGCCAGAGGAATTAAAGGCTGACTGGACACTGGCGCACATGATTGAGATGGTTTAA
- the LOC134677106 gene encoding large ribosomal subunit protein uL14 encodes MSKRGRGGSAGAKFRISLGLPVGAVINCADNTGAKNLYVIAVQGIKGRLNRLPAAGSGDMIVATVKKGKPELRKKVMPAVVIRQRKPFRRRDGVFIYFEDNAGVIVNNKGEMKGSAITGPVAKECADLWPRIASNASSIA; translated from the exons ATGTCAAAGAGAG GACGTGGTGGTTCCGCGGGAGCGAAGTTCCGCATCTCGCTGGGTCTCCCAGTAGGTGCCGTCATCAACTGCGCCGACAACACAG GTGCTAAGAACCTGTATGTGATCGCCGTGCAGGGCATCAAGGGTCGCCTGAACAGGCTGCCGGCCGCCGGCTCCGGAGACATGATCGTCGCCACCGTCAAGAAGGGCAAACCTGAACTCAGGAAAAAG GTAATGCCGGCAGTGGTCATCCGGCAGCGGAAACCGTTCAGAAGGCGTGACGGGGTGTTTATATACTTTGAGGACAACGCGGGGGTCATTGTGAACAACAAGGGCGAGATGAAGGGCTCTGCCATCACCGGCCCCGTGGCGAAGGAGTGCGCTGATCTGTGGCCCCGTATCGCTTCCAACGCGAGCTCCATAGCTTGA